The proteins below come from a single Aegilops tauschii subsp. strangulata cultivar AL8/78 chromosome 6, Aet v6.0, whole genome shotgun sequence genomic window:
- the LOC109751555 gene encoding 3-ketoacyl-CoA synthase 12, which translates to MELLPLLTVLLLAHAAAYLAWQALARRRRARCYLLDFACHKPSDDRKVTTEMAGAVIERNKRLGMPDYRFLLKVIVNSGIGEHTYCPRNVLDGREECATHYDALEEMDAFFDDAVRGVFEKTGVSPRDVDLVVLNVGSFSPAPSLAARVVARFGMREDVQAYNLSGMGCSAGLVSVDLARQVMLTRPRTMALVVTSESCAPNWYNGTDKSMMLGNCLFRCGGAAALLTNDPAYRSRAKMELRCLVRAHIGAHDDAHAAAVHCEDADGRLGVSLSKALPKAAVRAFSENLQRLAPRILPAAELARFTVRLLARKLMRRKLKFEGPKINFKTGVDHFCLHPGGTAVIEAVRKNLGLNSYDVEPATMTLHRWGNTSASSLWYVLSYMEAKRRLKAGDRVLMVTFGSGFKCNSCYWEVSKDLDDAGAWEDCIDDYPPETMVNPYTEKFGWVNDLQGQGGAFPF; encoded by the coding sequence ATGGAGCTGCTACCGCTGCTGACGGTGCTGCTGCTGGCGCACGCGGCGGCGTACCTGGCGTGGCAGGCcctggcgcggcggcggcgggcgcgctgCTACCTGCTCGACTTCGCCTGCCACAAGCCCTCCGACGACCGCAAGGTCACCACCGAGATGGCCGGCGCCGTCATCGAGCGCAACAAGCGCCTCGGCATGCCCGACTACCGCTTCCTGCTCAAGGTCATCGTCAACTCCGGCATCGGCGAGCACACCTACTGCCCGCGCAACGTGCTCGACGGCCGCGAGGAGTGCGCCACCCACTACGACGCGCTCGAGGAGATGGACGCCTTCTTCGACGACGCCGTGCGCGGCGTGTTCGAGAAGACGGGCGTCTCGCCGCGGGACGTGGACCTGGTCGTGCTCAATGTCGGGTCCTTCTCGCCGGCGCCGTCGCTGGCGGCGAGGGTCGTGGCCCGGTTCGGGATGCGGGAGGACGTCCAGGCGTACAACCTGTCCGGCATGGGGTGCAGCGCGGGGCTCGTGTCTGTGGATCTCGCGCGGCAGGTCATGCTCACCCGCCCGCGCACCATGGCGCTGGTGGTCACCTCCGAGTCCTGCGCCCCCAACTGGTACAACGGCACCGACAAGTCCATGATGCTCGGCAACTGCCTCTTCCGCTGCGGCGGCGCCGCCGCGCTGCTCACCAACGACCCGGCCTACCGGTCCCGGGCCAAGATGGAGCTGCGCTGCCTCGTGCGCGCGCACATCGGCGCGCACGACGACGCGCACGCTGCCGCCGTGCACTGCGAGGACGCCGACGGCCGCCTCGGCGTCAGCCTCAGCAAGGCGCTCCCCAAGGCCGCCGTGCGCGCCTTCAGCGAGAACCTCCAGCGCCTGGCGCCGCGCATCCTGCCGGCCGCCGAGCTAGCGCGCTTCACCGTGCGCCTCCTGGCGCGCAAGCTCATGCGCCGGAAGCTCAAGTTCGAGGGCCCCAAGATCAACTTCAAGACGGGGGTGGACCACTTCTGCCTCCACCCCGGCGGGACGGCCGTCATCGAGGCGGTGAGGAAGAACCTGGGGCTCAACAGCTACGACGTCGAGCCGGCGACCATGACGCTGCACCGGTGGGGGAACACGTCGGCGAGCAGCCTGTGGTACGTGCTCTCCTACATGGAGGCGAAGCGGCGGCTCAAAGCAGGGGACAGGGTGCTCATGGTCACCTTCGGCTCCGGGTTCAAGTGCAACAGCTGCTACTGGGAGGTGAGCAAGGACCTCGACGACGCCGGCGCCTGGGAAGACTGCATCGACGACTACCCGCCGGAGACCATGGTCAACCCCTACACGGAGAAGTTCGGATGGGTCAACGACCTACAGGGCCAGGGAGGCGCCTTCCCGTTCTAA